GTGTGCAAATGTACCTAAAAATTCATAAATTTGAGGACTATTAATATATAGAAATCAACAATTAGCCGTTTGAATTGTTTAAATGTTTTTAGCAAAGCGGTTAATCTTTTTTTATTTGAATAAAAAATAAATATAACATTATGGATAGCAAAATTTTGACAACGGCAAAGCAGTGGCTCGGAGAGGGTTACGATGCCGCAACAAAAGCGGAAGTTAAAAAAATGATTGACGGGGACCCAAAGGTTCTGGAAGATGCATTTTATAAAACTTTGGAATTCGGGACCGGCGGACTTAGAGGAATTATGGGTGCCGGTACAAACAGAATGAATAAATACACCGTGGGGATGGCAACGCAAGGCTTTGCAAATTATTTGATTAAGGCCTTTGGACCGGATTCAAAAAATCCGCTTAAGCAGATAAAAGTTGCAATTTCATTTGACTGCAGAAATCACAGTAAAGAATATTCACGGCTTGTAGCGGATATATTTGCCGCTAACGGCTTTAAAGTATTCCTGTTCAGAGATTTGCGTCCTACTCCGGAGCTGAGCTACACTATTCGTCACCTGCATTGCCAGGGTGGCGTGATGGTTACCGCATCTCATAATCCAAAGGAGTACAACGGTTACAAAGCCTATTGGGATGATGGCGCTCAGGTAATTGCTCCTCATGATACAGGCATTATAAAGGAAGTGAACAAAATAAAAAATCTTTCACAGGTTAAATGGGGAGGTAAGAAAACTTCTGCAAAATGCTCAGCCGAAAAGAGTTGTAAAGGAAGCATCAAAATGATTGGTGCGGAAATTGACAAAGCTTATTTAAAGGATTTGTCCACTCTTCATCTCTCTCCTCTTGCTGTAAAGCATCACAAGAACATGAAAGTTGTGTACACACCTCTGCATGGAACAGGCATCAAAATTATTCCGCGCGCTTTAAAGGAGATGGGCTTTGCAAATGTTAATGTCGTTAAGGCTCAGGCAATTAATGATGGCAATTTTCCTACGGTAGAATCTCCAAATCCCGAGAATCCTTCAGCTATGAAGATGGCTGTTGATCTTGCAAATAAGATAAAAGCAGATTTGGTTTTGGCTTCTGATCCGGATGCGGACAGAGTAGGGATGGGAATAAGAAATGACAAAGGAGAAATTGTGCTGCTTAACGGAAATCAGACTAATGCCATTCTAACTTATTATGTACTAAGACGCTGGAGCGAGACGGGAAAACTAAAGAGAAGCAAAAAATTCCCTTACACAATAAAAACTATCGTGACTACAAATTTGATTTCAGACATTGCGGAAAAATTTGGAGTTAAGTGTTATAATGTTCTTACAGGTTTCAAAAACATTGCGGAGGTTGTAAAGCATAATGAGGGGAAGGGAATATTTGTTTGCGGCGGAGAGGAGAGTTTTGGCTTTAGCCTGGGTGAGTTTGTAAGAGATAAGGATGCGCCTATAACTTGCTCAATTATATGTGAATGCGCTGCATGGTGCGCAGACAATAAGATGACAATGTGGGGATTGCTTCAACTAATCTATAAGGAGTTTGGACAGTATGATAACTGGCTGCGCCAATACACTTTCAAAGGTATAGAGGGAGCAAAAAAAATTGCCGGAATAATGGAGAAATTCAGAAGCAATCCTCCAAAGAAATTGGCAGGTTCTCCTATAGTTGTTTATAAAGATTTTGATAAGGGAAACAATTACGCGCCTGAGGTTAAGCTGGCTAAATCCAATGTGCTTCAATATATTGCAAAGGATGGAACCATGGTCTCTTTAAGACCTTCCGGTACTGAGCCAAAGATTAAATTTTATTTTGAGACTCGCTGCAAAGAGAGCGGAAGAGGCTGCTAAAAAGAAGGCTTTGCTTGATAAAGAATTTTTGCAGAAATAAATATTGTGTAAATGATTTCATGCGGGCAAGTTCCTGCATTAATAATTTGATTAATGGGAAAAATTTTTTCAAAGAGAGTCTGGCAGCTGGCTCTTATAATGTCCTTTTGGTTTGTTATTTCATTTATAACCAACATATTAGGGCCGCTTATTCCGGATATCATCAATAATTTTTCCCTTAAGAATCTTGCTCTTGCAGGTTTCATTCCAACCTCATTTTTTGTAGCCTATGCAGTTATGTCAATACCCGCAGGGTTGATGATTGAAAAGTGGGGGGAGAAGCGTGTTTTATTCGTCGGTTTTTTAATGCCGTTCATTGGTTCTTTGCTGTTTGCTTTTTTGCATACTTATCCTATTCTTCTTTGCTCTTGTTTTATAATAGGGCTGGGAATGGCTATGCTTCAGACAGTTCTGAATCCGCTGCAAAGAACCGTTGGAGGAGAGGAAAACTATGCCTTTGTTGGTGAACTGGGCCAGCTGGTTTTCAGCTGCGCATCTTTTATCAGTCCGCTTGTATACACGTATTATGTAAAAAATCCAATGTCAATTGCACCTCCGGAATTGCCGTGGGTCTCTCTGTATTACCTGTTTGCAATAATATTGGTTGTAATGCTTTGCGCTGTCCTTGTGTGCAAGTTTCCCAAAATTGAGCTTAATGAAGATGAAAAAAGCGGAAGCAAATCCTCTTATTTTGAGCTGTTTAGGAAGAGATATGTATGGCTGTTCGCGCTAGGTATTTTTTGCTACGTAAGTACCGAGCAAGGAACTTCTATCTATATGAGCACATTTTTGGAGAAGTATCACGGTGTTAATCCTCAGGTACTTGGAGCACATACGGTTGCCTATTTCTGGGGCTCTATGCTGGTGGGCTGCGTGCTTGGACTTGTATTATTAAAACTGTTTGACAGCAAAAAACTTTTGCGCTGCAGCGGTTATTTAGCTGCTACACTTTTGGCTATTGCATTGTTTGGCTCCCGACAGACAGCACTTTTCTGCTTCCCCGCAATTGGATTCAGCATATCAATGATGTATTCCATAATATTCTCATTAGCACTTAATTCCGCAGCGGAACATCATGGCTCATTTGCCGGAATTCTTTGTTCTGCTATTGTAGGCGGCGCCGTAGGTCCGCTTTTAGTAGGGCTTTTATCTGACTGGACCGGAAGTTTAAGGATAGGAATGTTTCTTATCTTTGCATTCATTTTTTACATGACCTCCATTGGATTTTGGGCAAAACCAATTGTCTCCAATAGGACAATGCTGGATAGAAAAGATGTTTAAAGAGTATTTGATGTACTTAAGGGGTTGTAGCTCAGTTGGCTAGAGCGCAGCGTTCGCAACGCTGAGGTCGCGGGTTCGATTCCCGTCAACTCCACACAAAAGGCAGGCTTTTAAGGCCTGCCTTTTGTGTGGAGTTGACACCTGCTTTTACGTGGCTTCGCCACGGAGAGGCACCGCGCCACGTGGCGCGGGTTGAAAGTTACCTAGCTTTGCAATATGCTGTATATAAGCAATTAATAAACAGACTCTTCATTAGCGAAGGGTCTATCCGGAATTTATTAATGGTCAGCAGGTTATAGATGGCCGTAATTTACATCTGCCTATATTTCCTTGAAATTTCCAGTTTTTTCCCATCTACTATGACGTATGTTGCCGTTCTTTCTGTTATATGATTGGTGTTAACCAAATATGAGCGATGTATCCTTTCAAATTGCTTATCCATAACTTCACTCCACCTGGAAATTTTCATTTTAGTTCTGTATGATGTATCTCCAATTGTGTGTACCCAAACCTCATCATCATTTGATTCAATATAGGTTATATCATTTATTTTTATCGTTATTTTCTTTCTATCTGAAATAAAATCAAATGTTTTATCACTTTGGTATGTTTCCCGTGATGATATAGGGAATATCTTTATTTCTAAATAATTATTAAGAATAATGAATGCCGCAGCAGTCAATAAAATAAATACAGGGTTTAATAGAATCGCATCAGGTTGTTGCATATTGCGGAGATACCATTGAGCGGAAAATATGCCTAGATATATTACAATAAAGACTGTGATGGTAAGTATTATTGAATTTTTAATTCCCTCTTTTTTATTTTTAAAGGAAATATCTTTTTTAAGGTATTGTGCCAAAAGTACACCCGGAAGCATTGAGCAAGAAATAAAGATAGCTTCGGAGAATTTGTAGTGGGCACTTATCAACATTAAACTAAGCAAGAGCATAGCTACTCCCCAATATAATATGTGATATTGTAATTTATTCATATTATGCTTGTTACATTATTTTATAACTATTACATTCACTTGTTGCGGAATACTTTGTTTTATGTGCTGATGAATTGACATTATCTTTAGGTTCGCTCTTACAAAAATGGCAAATTTATTTATAAATAAACAGCTGTCGTGGCTCCAAAAGGAGAGATAGGTGGATTTGACACATAGATAGCGGGTTTTAAAAATATCATTTTTCCTATTTGCACATATTTTTGTACTTGAAAAATATGAAATGCTTTCTTTCCAAAAGAATAAATACTTGTATAATAATTAATT
The window above is part of the Bacteroidales bacterium genome. Proteins encoded here:
- a CDS encoding phospho-sugar mutase — protein: MDSKILTTAKQWLGEGYDAATKAEVKKMIDGDPKVLEDAFYKTLEFGTGGLRGIMGAGTNRMNKYTVGMATQGFANYLIKAFGPDSKNPLKQIKVAISFDCRNHSKEYSRLVADIFAANGFKVFLFRDLRPTPELSYTIRHLHCQGGVMVTASHNPKEYNGYKAYWDDGAQVIAPHDTGIIKEVNKIKNLSQVKWGGKKTSAKCSAEKSCKGSIKMIGAEIDKAYLKDLSTLHLSPLAVKHHKNMKVVYTPLHGTGIKIIPRALKEMGFANVNVVKAQAINDGNFPTVESPNPENPSAMKMAVDLANKIKADLVLASDPDADRVGMGIRNDKGEIVLLNGNQTNAILTYYVLRRWSETGKLKRSKKFPYTIKTIVTTNLISDIAEKFGVKCYNVLTGFKNIAEVVKHNEGKGIFVCGGEESFGFSLGEFVRDKDAPITCSIICECAAWCADNKMTMWGLLQLIYKEFGQYDNWLRQYTFKGIEGAKKIAGIMEKFRSNPPKKLAGSPIVVYKDFDKGNNYAPEVKLAKSNVLQYIAKDGTMVSLRPSGTEPKIKFYFETRCKESGRGC
- a CDS encoding sugar MFS transporter, giving the protein MGKIFSKRVWQLALIMSFWFVISFITNILGPLIPDIINNFSLKNLALAGFIPTSFFVAYAVMSIPAGLMIEKWGEKRVLFVGFLMPFIGSLLFAFLHTYPILLCSCFIIGLGMAMLQTVLNPLQRTVGGEENYAFVGELGQLVFSCASFISPLVYTYYVKNPMSIAPPELPWVSLYYLFAIILVVMLCAVLVCKFPKIELNEDEKSGSKSSYFELFRKRYVWLFALGIFCYVSTEQGTSIYMSTFLEKYHGVNPQVLGAHTVAYFWGSMLVGCVLGLVLLKLFDSKKLLRCSGYLAATLLAIALFGSRQTALFCFPAIGFSISMMYSIIFSLALNSAAEHHGSFAGILCSAIVGGAVGPLLVGLLSDWTGSLRIGMFLIFAFIFYMTSIGFWAKPIVSNRTMLDRKDV
- a CDS encoding LytTR family transcriptional regulator DNA-binding domain-containing protein, with amino-acid sequence MNKLQYHILYWGVAMLLLSLMLISAHYKFSEAIFISCSMLPGVLLAQYLKKDISFKNKKEGIKNSIILTITVFIVIYLGIFSAQWYLRNMQQPDAILLNPVFILLTAAAFIILNNYLEIKIFPISSRETYQSDKTFDFISDRKKITIKINDITYIESNDDEVWVHTIGDTSYRTKMKISRWSEVMDKQFERIHRSYLVNTNHITERTATYVIVDGKKLEISRKYRQM